A segment of the Chloroflexota bacterium genome:
AAAAGCCCGACCAAGTATCTAAATCTAGCCGGGCGACAACTAAGAAAAAGTTTCTTACCCTTTCGAGAAAAATGATTCTTCCATCGCAAGGATACCCAATTTTCGGGCTTTTGAAATCGCTGCCGGACGGTTGTGAACATTCAGGCGTACATAAGCGCCGGAGAGTAAGTTGCGCATTGTGGAATTTGCTACATTGAGAATCCGGGCTAACTCAGCGGTAGTCTTATCTGGATATGCAGCACAGAGTGATATTGCCTCAAGTTGACGCGGTGAGAGCGCATCACCTGGGGAAATTTTTCTATTGAGTTGTTCCAATGCCATCCGGCTAAAGT
Coding sequences within it:
- a CDS encoding response regulator transcription factor, with product MLKEHAVDVLLLDISVPTSAENNNIYPILYLIPKLIDHYPNMAILVISMHSQPTIIKNIISAGASGYILKDDRQTIMELPSVVRAIASGSIHFSRMALEQLNRKISPGDALSPRQLEAISLCAAYPDKTTAELARILNVANSTMRNLLSGAYVRLNVHNRPAAISKARKLGILAMEESFFSKG